Proteins encoded within one genomic window of Festucalex cinctus isolate MCC-2025b chromosome 18, RoL_Fcin_1.0, whole genome shotgun sequence:
- the mcama gene encoding cell surface glycoprotein MUC18 isoform X2, producing the protein MALQQPRAVFCLFLFLHAWSVWAKVEVRMPESVEVYLGDSAEIPCQYNFTESTGVPRFLIIQWFVKDSGSVSRSRIYYAHDDDTIVDEGTEYSGRIQVTLDQHGTRLTVREAQLSDEREFICQVNGLSDGLTERKTQLRVFAPPEAPAIMGVQAGISVTNEMPSKVATCEARNAFPKANITWYRNNIPLVPSVGRVNVWTGDTVEASGLYSVQSTLEYQVLKEDKGANFSCEVSFFVPGAIRTVESSSVGVNVHYPSTMVELWRESPEGLIKEGDTVELRCQGDGNPTPTFIFSRARDPDPDEDLESRANVLMLQAVSRKDGGLYRCRPRDGDSRDEVKGEMELNVHYLDPAVVVPKESEAMMKGEDLTATCNALSSLKTSTVWYKAGKMVGSGNTLHLQDATYEMAGEYVCKVTVPALPALRTSGSVHIVVQGGPQLVGEEQEVHLEEAVGRTVNLSCEARGHPAPGVAWIFHGSQSWQEVFSKSGDHATRSVVSLVVGSDVTAVCNASNELGADVRAFSIKAIPLVTSSAPFSPEGSGVIIVVIILCLLLLAILGSVLYFLHKKGKIPCGRSGKQDISQEKSTKDDIVVEMKNNGNAKSEGTVLLKAVNGDENATKKQ; encoded by the exons TGTGGGCCAAAGTGGAGGTGAGGATGCCCGAGAGCGTGGAGGTGTACCTGGGCGACTCGGCCGAGATCCCCTGCCAGTACAACTTCACCGAATCCACCGGCGTTCCGCGTTTTCTCATCATCCAGTGGTTTGTG AAAGACAGCGGCAGCGTCTCGCGCTCTCGCATCTACTACGCCCACGACGACGACACCATCGTGGACGAGGGCACCGAGTACAGCGGTCGCATCCAGGTGACCTTGGACCAGCACGGGACTCGGCTCACCGTCCGGGAAGCGCAGCTGTCCGACGAGCGGGAGTTCATCTGCCAGGTGAACGGTCTGTCCGACGGGCTCACCGAGCGCAAGACGCAACTCAGGGTGTTCG CTCCCCCGGAGGCTCCTGCCATCATGGGCGTCCAAGCGGGAATATCTGTCACCAATGAGATGCCGTCGAAG GTGGCCACGTGTGAGGCCCGCAACGCTTTCCCCAAAGCCAACATCACCTGGTACAGGAACAACATCCCGCTGGTGCCTTCGGTGGGAC GTGTGAACGTGTGGACCGGCGACACGGTGGAGGCCAGCGGCTTGTACTCGGTGCAGAGCACGCTGGAGTACCAGGTGCTCAAGGAGGACAAGGGCGCCAACTTCTCCTGCGAGGTCAGCTTCTTCGTGCCCGGCGCCATCAGGACCGTCGAGTCCAGCAGCGTCGGCGTCAACGTTCACT ACCCGTCCACCATGGTGGAGCTGTGGCGGGAGTCGCCCGAGGGATTGATCAAGGAGGGGGATACCGTGGAGCTGCGTTGCCAGGGCGATGGCAACCCCACGCCGACCTTCATCTTCAGCCGGGCGCGG GATCCCGACCCCGACGAGGACTTGGAGAGCCGCGCTAACGTGCTGATGCTGCAGGCGGTGTCGCGCAAAGACGGCGGCCTCTACCGGTGCCGACCCCGGGACGGCGACTCGCGCGACGAGGTCAAAGGAGAGATGGAGCTCAACGTGCACT ACTTGGACCCTGCAGTTGTGGTACCCAAAGAATCTGAGGCCATGATGAAAGGGGAAGATTTGACGGCTACGTGCAACGCGTTGTCCTCCCTGAAAACATCCACTGTCTGGTACAAG GCCGGCAAGATGGTGGGTTCAGGAAACACGCTCCACCTGCAGGACGCCACCTACGAAATGGCGGGAGAGTACGTGTGCAAGGTGACCGTCCCCGCCCTGCCCGCCCTGCGCACCAGCGGCTCCGTCCACATCGTCGTCCAGG GTGGGCCTCAGCTGGTGGGCGAGGAGCAGGAGGTGCACCTGGAGGAGGCGGTGGGCAGGACGGTCAACCTGAGCTGCGAGGCGCGCGGCCATCCAGCGCCCGGCGTCGCGTGGATCTTCCACGGCAGCCAG AGCTGGCAGGAAGTGTTCAGCAAGTCCGGCGACCACGCGACCCGCAGCGTGGTGTCGCTCGTCGTCGGCTCGGACGTCACCGCCGTCTGCAACGCCTCCAACGAGCTCGGCGCCGACGTCAGAGCGTTCAGCATCAAAGCTA TTCCCCTGGTCACCTCCAGCGCTCCCTTCTCTCccg AGGGCAGCGGCGTGATCATCGTGGTGATCATCCTGTGTCTGCTGCTGCTGGCCATCCTTGGCAGCGTGCTCTACTTCCTGCACAAGAAGGGCAAGATCCCGTGCGGACGCTCGGGGAAGCAGGACAT CTCCCAGGAGAAGAGCACCAAAGACGACATCGTGGTGGAGATGAAGAACAACGGCAACGCCAAGAGTGAGGGCACGGTGCTCCTCAAGGCCGTCAACGGAGATGAAAACGCCACAAAGAAGCAG TGA
- the mcama gene encoding cell surface glycoprotein MUC18 isoform X1 yields the protein MALQQPRAVFCLFLFLHAWSVWAKVEVRMPESVEVYLGDSAEIPCQYNFTESTGVPRFLIIQWFVKDSGSVSRSRIYYAHDDDTIVDEGTEYSGRIQVTLDQHGTRLTVREAQLSDEREFICQVNGLSDGLTERKTQLRVFAPPEAPAIMGVQAGISVTNEMPSKVATCEARNAFPKANITWYRNNIPLVPSVGRVNVWTGDTVEASGLYSVQSTLEYQVLKEDKGANFSCEVSFFVPGAIRTVESSSVGVNVHYPSTMVELWRESPEGLIKEGDTVELRCQGDGNPTPTFIFSRARDPDPDEDLESRANVLMLQAVSRKDGGLYRCRPRDGDSRDEVKGEMELNVHYLDPAVVVPKESEAMMKGEDLTATCNALSSLKTSTVWYKAGKMVGSGNTLHLQDATYEMAGEYVCKVTVPALPALRTSGSVHIVVQGGPQLVGEEQEVHLEEAVGRTVNLSCEARGHPAPGVAWIFHGSQSWQEVFSKSGDHATRSVVSLVVGSDVTAVCNASNELGADVRAFSIKAIPLVTSSAPFSPAEGSGVIIVVIILCLLLLAILGSVLYFLHKKGKIPCGRSGKQDISQEKSTKDDIVVEMKNNGNAKSEGTVLLKAVNGDENATKKQ from the exons TGTGGGCCAAAGTGGAGGTGAGGATGCCCGAGAGCGTGGAGGTGTACCTGGGCGACTCGGCCGAGATCCCCTGCCAGTACAACTTCACCGAATCCACCGGCGTTCCGCGTTTTCTCATCATCCAGTGGTTTGTG AAAGACAGCGGCAGCGTCTCGCGCTCTCGCATCTACTACGCCCACGACGACGACACCATCGTGGACGAGGGCACCGAGTACAGCGGTCGCATCCAGGTGACCTTGGACCAGCACGGGACTCGGCTCACCGTCCGGGAAGCGCAGCTGTCCGACGAGCGGGAGTTCATCTGCCAGGTGAACGGTCTGTCCGACGGGCTCACCGAGCGCAAGACGCAACTCAGGGTGTTCG CTCCCCCGGAGGCTCCTGCCATCATGGGCGTCCAAGCGGGAATATCTGTCACCAATGAGATGCCGTCGAAG GTGGCCACGTGTGAGGCCCGCAACGCTTTCCCCAAAGCCAACATCACCTGGTACAGGAACAACATCCCGCTGGTGCCTTCGGTGGGAC GTGTGAACGTGTGGACCGGCGACACGGTGGAGGCCAGCGGCTTGTACTCGGTGCAGAGCACGCTGGAGTACCAGGTGCTCAAGGAGGACAAGGGCGCCAACTTCTCCTGCGAGGTCAGCTTCTTCGTGCCCGGCGCCATCAGGACCGTCGAGTCCAGCAGCGTCGGCGTCAACGTTCACT ACCCGTCCACCATGGTGGAGCTGTGGCGGGAGTCGCCCGAGGGATTGATCAAGGAGGGGGATACCGTGGAGCTGCGTTGCCAGGGCGATGGCAACCCCACGCCGACCTTCATCTTCAGCCGGGCGCGG GATCCCGACCCCGACGAGGACTTGGAGAGCCGCGCTAACGTGCTGATGCTGCAGGCGGTGTCGCGCAAAGACGGCGGCCTCTACCGGTGCCGACCCCGGGACGGCGACTCGCGCGACGAGGTCAAAGGAGAGATGGAGCTCAACGTGCACT ACTTGGACCCTGCAGTTGTGGTACCCAAAGAATCTGAGGCCATGATGAAAGGGGAAGATTTGACGGCTACGTGCAACGCGTTGTCCTCCCTGAAAACATCCACTGTCTGGTACAAG GCCGGCAAGATGGTGGGTTCAGGAAACACGCTCCACCTGCAGGACGCCACCTACGAAATGGCGGGAGAGTACGTGTGCAAGGTGACCGTCCCCGCCCTGCCCGCCCTGCGCACCAGCGGCTCCGTCCACATCGTCGTCCAGG GTGGGCCTCAGCTGGTGGGCGAGGAGCAGGAGGTGCACCTGGAGGAGGCGGTGGGCAGGACGGTCAACCTGAGCTGCGAGGCGCGCGGCCATCCAGCGCCCGGCGTCGCGTGGATCTTCCACGGCAGCCAG AGCTGGCAGGAAGTGTTCAGCAAGTCCGGCGACCACGCGACCCGCAGCGTGGTGTCGCTCGTCGTCGGCTCGGACGTCACCGCCGTCTGCAACGCCTCCAACGAGCTCGGCGCCGACGTCAGAGCGTTCAGCATCAAAGCTA TTCCCCTGGTCACCTCCAGCGCTCCCTTCTCTCccg CAGAGGGCAGCGGCGTGATCATCGTGGTGATCATCCTGTGTCTGCTGCTGCTGGCCATCCTTGGCAGCGTGCTCTACTTCCTGCACAAGAAGGGCAAGATCCCGTGCGGACGCTCGGGGAAGCAGGACAT CTCCCAGGAGAAGAGCACCAAAGACGACATCGTGGTGGAGATGAAGAACAACGGCAACGCCAAGAGTGAGGGCACGGTGCTCCTCAAGGCCGTCAACGGAGATGAAAACGCCACAAAGAAGCAG TGA
- the mcama gene encoding cell surface glycoprotein MUC18 isoform X3, with amino-acid sequence MALQQPRAVFCLFLFLHAWSVWAKVEVRMPESVEVYLGDSAEIPCQYNFTESTGVPRFLIIQWFVKDSGSVSRSRIYYAHDDDTIVDEGTEYSGRIQVTLDQHGTRLTVREAQLSDEREFICQVNGLSDGLTERKTQLRVFAPPEAPAIMGVQAGISVTNEMPSKVATCEARNAFPKANITWYRNNIPLVPSVGRVNVWTGDTVEASGLYSVQSTLEYQVLKEDKGANFSCEVSFFVPGAIRTVESSSVGVNVHYPSTMVELWRESPEGLIKEGDTVELRCQGDGNPTPTFIFSRARDPDPDEDLESRANVLMLQAVSRKDGGLYRCRPRDGDSRDEVKGEMELNVHYLDPAVVVPKESEAMMKGEDLTATCNALSSLKTSTVWYKAGKMVGSGNTLHLQDATYEMAGEYVCKVTVPALPALRTSGSVHIVVQGGPQLVGEEQEVHLEEAVGRTVNLSCEARGHPAPGVAWIFHGSQSWQEVFSKSGDHATRSVVSLVVGSDVTAVCNASNELGADVRAFSIKATEGSGVIIVVIILCLLLLAILGSVLYFLHKKGKIPCGRSGKQDISQEKSTKDDIVVEMKNNGNAKSEGTVLLKAVNGDENATKKQ; translated from the exons TGTGGGCCAAAGTGGAGGTGAGGATGCCCGAGAGCGTGGAGGTGTACCTGGGCGACTCGGCCGAGATCCCCTGCCAGTACAACTTCACCGAATCCACCGGCGTTCCGCGTTTTCTCATCATCCAGTGGTTTGTG AAAGACAGCGGCAGCGTCTCGCGCTCTCGCATCTACTACGCCCACGACGACGACACCATCGTGGACGAGGGCACCGAGTACAGCGGTCGCATCCAGGTGACCTTGGACCAGCACGGGACTCGGCTCACCGTCCGGGAAGCGCAGCTGTCCGACGAGCGGGAGTTCATCTGCCAGGTGAACGGTCTGTCCGACGGGCTCACCGAGCGCAAGACGCAACTCAGGGTGTTCG CTCCCCCGGAGGCTCCTGCCATCATGGGCGTCCAAGCGGGAATATCTGTCACCAATGAGATGCCGTCGAAG GTGGCCACGTGTGAGGCCCGCAACGCTTTCCCCAAAGCCAACATCACCTGGTACAGGAACAACATCCCGCTGGTGCCTTCGGTGGGAC GTGTGAACGTGTGGACCGGCGACACGGTGGAGGCCAGCGGCTTGTACTCGGTGCAGAGCACGCTGGAGTACCAGGTGCTCAAGGAGGACAAGGGCGCCAACTTCTCCTGCGAGGTCAGCTTCTTCGTGCCCGGCGCCATCAGGACCGTCGAGTCCAGCAGCGTCGGCGTCAACGTTCACT ACCCGTCCACCATGGTGGAGCTGTGGCGGGAGTCGCCCGAGGGATTGATCAAGGAGGGGGATACCGTGGAGCTGCGTTGCCAGGGCGATGGCAACCCCACGCCGACCTTCATCTTCAGCCGGGCGCGG GATCCCGACCCCGACGAGGACTTGGAGAGCCGCGCTAACGTGCTGATGCTGCAGGCGGTGTCGCGCAAAGACGGCGGCCTCTACCGGTGCCGACCCCGGGACGGCGACTCGCGCGACGAGGTCAAAGGAGAGATGGAGCTCAACGTGCACT ACTTGGACCCTGCAGTTGTGGTACCCAAAGAATCTGAGGCCATGATGAAAGGGGAAGATTTGACGGCTACGTGCAACGCGTTGTCCTCCCTGAAAACATCCACTGTCTGGTACAAG GCCGGCAAGATGGTGGGTTCAGGAAACACGCTCCACCTGCAGGACGCCACCTACGAAATGGCGGGAGAGTACGTGTGCAAGGTGACCGTCCCCGCCCTGCCCGCCCTGCGCACCAGCGGCTCCGTCCACATCGTCGTCCAGG GTGGGCCTCAGCTGGTGGGCGAGGAGCAGGAGGTGCACCTGGAGGAGGCGGTGGGCAGGACGGTCAACCTGAGCTGCGAGGCGCGCGGCCATCCAGCGCCCGGCGTCGCGTGGATCTTCCACGGCAGCCAG AGCTGGCAGGAAGTGTTCAGCAAGTCCGGCGACCACGCGACCCGCAGCGTGGTGTCGCTCGTCGTCGGCTCGGACGTCACCGCCGTCTGCAACGCCTCCAACGAGCTCGGCGCCGACGTCAGAGCGTTCAGCATCAAAGCTA CAGAGGGCAGCGGCGTGATCATCGTGGTGATCATCCTGTGTCTGCTGCTGCTGGCCATCCTTGGCAGCGTGCTCTACTTCCTGCACAAGAAGGGCAAGATCCCGTGCGGACGCTCGGGGAAGCAGGACAT CTCCCAGGAGAAGAGCACCAAAGACGACATCGTGGTGGAGATGAAGAACAACGGCAACGCCAAGAGTGAGGGCACGGTGCTCCTCAAGGCCGTCAACGGAGATGAAAACGCCACAAAGAAGCAG TGA
- the LOC144005760 gene encoding E3 ubiquitin-protein ligase CBL-like has translation MAGNPRRGAGLIGLMKDAFQPHQQPLQPHQPAVVDKKMVEKCWKLMDKVVRLCQNPKVALKNSPPYILDLLPDTYQHLRTILSRYESRMDMLGENEYFRVVMDNLTNKTKQTMSLFKEAKERMYEENSQPRRNLTKLSLIFSHMLAELKAIFPNGLFQGDNFRITKADAAEFWRRSFGDKTIVPWRTFRQALHEFHPISSGLEAMALKSTIDLTCNDYISVFEFDIFTRLFQPWSSLLRNWNSLAVTHPGYMAFLTYDEVKARLHRFIHKPGSYIFRLSCTRLGQWAIGYVTADGNILQTIPHNKPLFQALIDGYREGFYLFPDGRAQNPDLTGLCEPSPQDHIKVTQEQYELYCEMGSTFQLCKICAENDKDVKIEPCRHLMCTSCLTAWQDSEGQGCPFCRCEIKGTEPIVVDPFHPKASGGAFAGFQAGAGRAEAAANDEDDDERLEDQNLVMSRLACSKVERPASPVSQLPPVPPRLDLLQQRPTNSHSQLVQGACAKMVATHRDKPLPLPPALRELPPPPPPERPLLAAPDSRLQRRPLPSTPDTPAWAANYMVPRPVCKAPAAAAALPATPQSGGAEASKTQAATNAIYCLAARSLPTSAVSSREKLPTDCEENEYMSPTSLPASGAPWIITGSLVPPPPPSQANHHNDLGGDGVDVDSADPQVYEAMCNIQAQAASSDAVDHERPPHSSSAVYQAKPTDGSLEDSYEYDCPRPMAPPAPARRVLADVNGPSKAFSTLSIDGAVEASLYAAGLDPERPPKPLPRRANSDRRVRPPPHREPPSASPEQPPPRPSSSHTPPPPPPPSAGVALSGEIECLMSQGYSIQDIQKALLIARNNLETAKNILREFVSVPSAAHIAT, from the exons ATGGCCGGAAATCCGAGGAGGGGCGCGGGTCTCATCGGCTTGATGAAGGACGCCTTTCAGCCCCACCAGCAGCCCCTGCAGCCCCACCAGCCCGCCGTGGTGGACAAGAAAATGGTGGAGAAATGCTGGAAGCTCATGGATAAG GTGGTGCGCTTGTGCCAGAACCCCAAGGTGGCGCTGAAGAACAGCCCGCCGTACATCCTGGACCTGCTGCCCGACACCTACCAGCACCTGCGCACCATCCTGTCGCGCTACGAGAGCCGCATGGACATGCTGGGCGAGAACGAATACTTCCGCGTGGTCATGGACAACCTGACCAACAAGACCAAGCAGACCATGAGCCTGTTTAAGGAGGCCAAGGAGAGGATGTACGAGGAGAACTCGCAGCCCAG GCGAAACCTCACCAAGCTGTCGCTCATCTTCAGTCACATGCTCGCCGAGCTCAAAGCCATCTTCCCCAACGGCCTGTTCCAGGGCGACAACTTCCGCATCACCAAAGCCGACGCCGCCGAGTTCTGGAGGCGCTCCTTCGGGGACAA GACCATCGTGCCGTGGAGGACGTTCCGCCAGGCGCTGCACGAGTTCCACCCCATCAGCTCGGGCCTGGAGGCCATGGCGCTCAAGTCCACCATCGATCTGACCTGCAACGACTACATCTCCGTCTTTGAGTTCGACATCTTCACCAGGCTCTTCCAG cCGTGGTCGTCTCTGTTGAGGAACTGGAACAGTCTAGCGGTCACGCACCCGGGCTACATGGCCTTCCTGACCTATGACGAGGTCAAGGCTCGTCTGCACAGGTTCATCCACAAGCCCGGCAG CTACATCTTCAGGCTGAGCTGCACGCGTCTGGGCCAGTGGGCCATCGGCTACGTGACGGCGGACGGCAACATCCTGCAGACCATCCCTCACAACAAGCCTCTGTTCCAAGCGCTCATCGACGGCTACAGAGAGGGATT CTACCTATTCCCAGATGGCCGTGCACAGAACCCAGACCTCACAGGCCTGTGTGAACCTTCCCCACAAGACCACATCAAGGTTACCCAG gagcaGTACGAGTTGTACTGCGAGATGGGCTCCACGTTCCAGCTGTGCAAGATCTGCGCTGAGAACGACAAGGACGTCAAGATCGAGCCGTGCCGACACCTCATGTGCACTTCCTGTCTGACCGCCTGGCAG GATTCCGAAGGTCAGGGCTGCCCCTTCTGCCGGTGCGAGATTAAGGGTACCGAGCCCATCGTGGTGGACCCCTTCCACCCGAAAGCCAGCGGGGGGGCTTTCGCCGGCTTCCAGGCAGGAGCCGGCCGGGCCGAGGCGGCCGCCAacgacgaggacgacgacgagcGTCTGGAGGACCAGAACCTCGTCATGAGCAGGCTGGCCTGCAGCAAG GTGGAGCGTCCGGCATCTCCAGTGTCCCAGCTGCCTCCGGTGCCGCCCCGGCTGGACCTCCTTCAGCAGAGACCCACAAACTCACACAGCCAGCTGGTCCAAGGAGCCTGCGCTAAG ATGGTGGCCACACACAGGGACAAGCCCCTCCCACTGCCCCCGGCGCTGCGAGAGCTcccgccgccgcctcccccGGAGCGCCCCCTCCTGGCGGCGCCCGACTCGCGGCTCCAGAGGAGACCCCTGCCCTCCACTCCCGACACGCCCGCATGGGCCGCCAACTACATGGTGCCGCGGCCCGTCTGCAAGGCgcccgctgccgccgccgccctgCCCGCCACGCCTCAAAGCGGCGGCGCCGAGGCAAGCAAAACACAGGCGGCCACCAACGCCATCTACTGCCTTGCTGCCag GTCGCTGCCAACGTCGGCCGTGTCCAGCAGGGAGAAGTTGCCCACCGACTGCGAGGAGAACGAGTACATGAGTCCCACTTCCTTGCCGGCATCGGGCGCCCCGTGGATCATCACCGGCTCCTTGgtgccaccgccacctcccagccAGGCAAACCACCACAACGACCTCGG CGGCGACGGCGTAGACGTGGACTCTGCGGACCCTCAGGTGTACGAGGCCATGTGCAACATCCAGGCCCAGGCCGCATCGTCGGACGCCGTCGATCACG AGCGTCCTCCGCACTCCTCCTCGGCGGTCTACCAGGCCAAGCCCACGGACGGCTCCTTGGAGGACTCGTACGAGTACGACTGCCCTCGCCCGATGGCCCCCCCGGCGCCCGCCAGGCGGGTTCTGGCGGACGTCAACGGCCCCTCCAAAGCCTTCAGTACGCTGAGCATCGACGGAGCCGTAGAAGCCA GTTTGTACGCAGCTGGCCTGGACCCCGAGCGGCCGCCCAAGCCCCTCCCGCGCCGCGCCAACTCGGACCGGCGGGTTCGGCCGCCGCCGCACCGCGAGCCTCCCTCGGCCTCGCCGGAGCAGCCGCCGCCCCGGCCTTCCTCCTCGCACacgcctccgccgccgccgccgccctcggCCGGCGTGGCGCTGAGCGGCGAAATCGAGTGCCTGATGTCGCAGGGCTATTCCATCCAGGACATCCAGAAGGCGCTGTTGATCGCCAGGAACAACCTGGAGACGGCCAAGAACATCCTCCGAGAGTTTGTGTCCGTGCCGTCGGCCGCGCACATCGCCACATAA
- the mcama gene encoding cell surface glycoprotein MUC18 isoform X4: protein MPESVEVYLGDSAEIPCQYNFTESTGVPRFLIIQWFVKDSGSVSRSRIYYAHDDDTIVDEGTEYSGRIQVTLDQHGTRLTVREAQLSDEREFICQVNGLSDGLTERKTQLRVFAPPEAPAIMGVQAGISVTNEMPSKVATCEARNAFPKANITWYRNNIPLVPSVGRVNVWTGDTVEASGLYSVQSTLEYQVLKEDKGANFSCEVSFFVPGAIRTVESSSVGVNVHYPSTMVELWRESPEGLIKEGDTVELRCQGDGNPTPTFIFSRARDPDPDEDLESRANVLMLQAVSRKDGGLYRCRPRDGDSRDEVKGEMELNVHYLDPAVVVPKESEAMMKGEDLTATCNALSSLKTSTVWYKAGKMVGSGNTLHLQDATYEMAGEYVCKVTVPALPALRTSGSVHIVVQGGPQLVGEEQEVHLEEAVGRTVNLSCEARGHPAPGVAWIFHGSQSWQEVFSKSGDHATRSVVSLVVGSDVTAVCNASNELGADVRAFSIKAIPLVTSSAPFSPAEGSGVIIVVIILCLLLLAILGSVLYFLHKKGKIPCGRSGKQDISQEKSTKDDIVVEMKNNGNAKSEGTVLLKAVNGDENATKKQ from the exons ATGCCCGAGAGCGTGGAGGTGTACCTGGGCGACTCGGCCGAGATCCCCTGCCAGTACAACTTCACCGAATCCACCGGCGTTCCGCGTTTTCTCATCATCCAGTGGTTTGTG AAAGACAGCGGCAGCGTCTCGCGCTCTCGCATCTACTACGCCCACGACGACGACACCATCGTGGACGAGGGCACCGAGTACAGCGGTCGCATCCAGGTGACCTTGGACCAGCACGGGACTCGGCTCACCGTCCGGGAAGCGCAGCTGTCCGACGAGCGGGAGTTCATCTGCCAGGTGAACGGTCTGTCCGACGGGCTCACCGAGCGCAAGACGCAACTCAGGGTGTTCG CTCCCCCGGAGGCTCCTGCCATCATGGGCGTCCAAGCGGGAATATCTGTCACCAATGAGATGCCGTCGAAG GTGGCCACGTGTGAGGCCCGCAACGCTTTCCCCAAAGCCAACATCACCTGGTACAGGAACAACATCCCGCTGGTGCCTTCGGTGGGAC GTGTGAACGTGTGGACCGGCGACACGGTGGAGGCCAGCGGCTTGTACTCGGTGCAGAGCACGCTGGAGTACCAGGTGCTCAAGGAGGACAAGGGCGCCAACTTCTCCTGCGAGGTCAGCTTCTTCGTGCCCGGCGCCATCAGGACCGTCGAGTCCAGCAGCGTCGGCGTCAACGTTCACT ACCCGTCCACCATGGTGGAGCTGTGGCGGGAGTCGCCCGAGGGATTGATCAAGGAGGGGGATACCGTGGAGCTGCGTTGCCAGGGCGATGGCAACCCCACGCCGACCTTCATCTTCAGCCGGGCGCGG GATCCCGACCCCGACGAGGACTTGGAGAGCCGCGCTAACGTGCTGATGCTGCAGGCGGTGTCGCGCAAAGACGGCGGCCTCTACCGGTGCCGACCCCGGGACGGCGACTCGCGCGACGAGGTCAAAGGAGAGATGGAGCTCAACGTGCACT ACTTGGACCCTGCAGTTGTGGTACCCAAAGAATCTGAGGCCATGATGAAAGGGGAAGATTTGACGGCTACGTGCAACGCGTTGTCCTCCCTGAAAACATCCACTGTCTGGTACAAG GCCGGCAAGATGGTGGGTTCAGGAAACACGCTCCACCTGCAGGACGCCACCTACGAAATGGCGGGAGAGTACGTGTGCAAGGTGACCGTCCCCGCCCTGCCCGCCCTGCGCACCAGCGGCTCCGTCCACATCGTCGTCCAGG GTGGGCCTCAGCTGGTGGGCGAGGAGCAGGAGGTGCACCTGGAGGAGGCGGTGGGCAGGACGGTCAACCTGAGCTGCGAGGCGCGCGGCCATCCAGCGCCCGGCGTCGCGTGGATCTTCCACGGCAGCCAG AGCTGGCAGGAAGTGTTCAGCAAGTCCGGCGACCACGCGACCCGCAGCGTGGTGTCGCTCGTCGTCGGCTCGGACGTCACCGCCGTCTGCAACGCCTCCAACGAGCTCGGCGCCGACGTCAGAGCGTTCAGCATCAAAGCTA TTCCCCTGGTCACCTCCAGCGCTCCCTTCTCTCccg CAGAGGGCAGCGGCGTGATCATCGTGGTGATCATCCTGTGTCTGCTGCTGCTGGCCATCCTTGGCAGCGTGCTCTACTTCCTGCACAAGAAGGGCAAGATCCCGTGCGGACGCTCGGGGAAGCAGGACAT CTCCCAGGAGAAGAGCACCAAAGACGACATCGTGGTGGAGATGAAGAACAACGGCAACGCCAAGAGTGAGGGCACGGTGCTCCTCAAGGCCGTCAACGGAGATGAAAACGCCACAAAGAAGCAG TGA